The Nocardioides sp. S-1144 genome includes a region encoding these proteins:
- a CDS encoding LLM class F420-dependent oxidoreductase: MKLTTMLMYDGNPRAAADQVTALEKAGLDLVWVAEAYGFDSPTLMGYLAARTETVEIGSGILNVFSRTPGALLQTAAGLDNVSAGRAVIGLGASGPQVIEGFHGLPYERPLGRTREVIDILRQGLRREPLEHTGRNFTLPLPADQGLGLGKPLKLLTRPERPQVPLWVAALGDKNVAMTAEVADGWMPHLFFPEKAADVWGSSLAAGAAKRSPELGPLQVTAGGMLAIGEDVKGMLDLARPMYALYVGGMGAKGKNFYNDLACQYGYEEAATKIQDLYLSGKKKEAEALVPDEWLEAGNLVGPESYVKERIAAFREAGVTHLQVLPATDDPAATVAQVKNWL, encoded by the coding sequence ATGAAGCTGACCACGATGCTGATGTACGACGGCAACCCGCGCGCGGCGGCCGACCAGGTCACCGCCCTCGAGAAGGCCGGCCTCGACCTGGTCTGGGTGGCCGAGGCCTACGGCTTCGACTCGCCCACGCTGATGGGCTACCTCGCGGCCAGGACCGAGACCGTGGAGATCGGCTCGGGCATCCTCAACGTCTTCTCCCGCACCCCCGGCGCCCTGCTCCAGACCGCCGCCGGCCTCGACAACGTCTCGGCCGGCCGCGCGGTCATCGGCCTCGGCGCCTCGGGCCCGCAGGTGATCGAGGGCTTCCACGGCCTCCCGTACGAGCGCCCGCTGGGCCGCACCCGCGAGGTCATCGACATCCTGCGCCAGGGCCTGCGCCGCGAGCCGCTCGAGCACACCGGCCGCAACTTCACCCTGCCGCTGCCCGCCGACCAGGGCCTCGGCCTCGGCAAGCCCCTCAAGCTGCTCACCCGGCCCGAGCGGCCGCAGGTGCCGCTCTGGGTCGCGGCCCTCGGCGACAAGAACGTCGCGATGACCGCCGAGGTCGCCGACGGCTGGATGCCGCACCTGTTCTTCCCGGAGAAGGCCGCCGACGTCTGGGGCAGTTCGCTCGCCGCCGGTGCCGCCAAGCGCTCCCCCGAGCTCGGCCCGCTCCAGGTCACCGCCGGGGGCATGCTGGCCATCGGCGAGGACGTCAAGGGCATGCTCGACCTCGCCCGCCCGATGTACGCCCTCTACGTCGGCGGCATGGGCGCGAAGGGCAAGAACTTCTACAACGACCTCGCCTGCCAGTACGGCTACGAGGAGGCGGCCACCAAGATCCAGGACCTCTACCTCTCCGGCAAGAAGAAGGAGGCCGAGGCACTGGTTCCCGACGAGTGGCTCGAGGCCGGCAACCTCGTCGGCCCGGAGTCCTACGTCAAGGAGCGGATCGCCGCCTTCCGCGAGGCCGGCGTCACCCACCTGCAGGTGCTGCCCGCCACCGACGACCCCGCCGCCACCGTCGCCCAGGTCAAGAACTGGCTCTGA
- a CDS encoding YbaK/EbsC family protein, with translation MTTTPPTLGRLTTVPALDRPDLLAPPVASALAGWEQAGAVGVVEIDPAVADTAAMAEAHDLGMDTGANCVVVAGRRDGQERIAACLVRADTRADVNGLVKRLLDVRKCSFLAMDRAVAESGMEHGGITPVGLPVAAGWRLLVDTRVLDVDVAVLGSGLRRSKLLVPGRLLADLPGAEVVDGLAS, from the coding sequence GTGACGACGACCCCGCCGACCCTGGGCCGGCTCACCACCGTCCCCGCGCTCGACCGCCCCGACCTGCTCGCCCCGCCCGTGGCCTCCGCCCTGGCCGGCTGGGAGCAGGCCGGGGCGGTCGGCGTCGTGGAGATCGATCCCGCCGTCGCCGACACCGCCGCGATGGCCGAGGCCCACGACCTCGGCATGGACACCGGCGCCAACTGCGTCGTCGTGGCCGGTCGCCGCGACGGCCAGGAGCGGATCGCCGCCTGCCTGGTCCGGGCCGACACCCGCGCCGACGTGAACGGCCTGGTCAAGCGGCTGCTCGACGTCCGCAAGTGCTCCTTCCTCGCGATGGACCGCGCGGTCGCGGAGTCCGGCATGGAGCACGGCGGCATCACGCCGGTGGGCCTCCCCGTCGCCGCCGGCTGGCGGCTCCTCGTCGACACCCGCGTCCTCGACGTCGACGTCGCCGTCCTCGGCTCCGGCCTGCGTCGCTCGAAGCTCCTCGTGCCGGGCCGGCTGCTCGCCGACCTCCCCGGCGCCGAGGTCGTCGACGGCCTCGCCTCCTGA
- a CDS encoding ABC transporter ATP-binding protein yields MRHLPLDHPGTADHRSPMRFLWWLAKGQWQTLLGGMFFGIVWMSSQAVMPAVIGRAIDQGVADRDRSALLTLAGVMFAIGLVQAGSGIVRHRFAVTNWLTAAYRTIQLTGRHTVHLGGTLPRKVSTGEVVAIGNSDISHLGQVMDVTARFSGAVVSFVLVAVILLQTSVTLGLVVLLGVPGLMLLVGPLLSPLQRRSAEQRELMGRLSNTATDIVSGLRVLRGIGGEEVFLSRYRRESQETRRAGVAVARIQSVLDALQVLLPGLFVVVVVWLGARYAVTGRITPGELVAFYGYSAFLMIPLRTATEYANKVIRARVSAVRVCRLLALEPDVHDPASPHELPPEGSVLADSRSGLTVRPGSLTAIVGEPAEESAALADRLGMCAAEVDDDVTLGGLPLTAFRREDVRRRVVVSDPGAALFSGRLGDRLDVTGGRQADGRVDRALATASADDILEALPEGLETVVTERGRSFSGGQRQRLVLARALTVDPDVLVLVEPTSAVDAHTEARIAARLRTHRAGRTTVVTTSSPLMLDAADEVAFLRDGRVVATGTHADLMHTEAAYRAVVTREEVAPA; encoded by the coding sequence GTGCGCCACCTGCCTCTCGACCACCCGGGTACCGCCGACCACCGCTCCCCGATGAGGTTCCTGTGGTGGCTCGCGAAGGGGCAGTGGCAGACGCTGCTCGGCGGGATGTTCTTCGGCATCGTCTGGATGAGCAGCCAGGCGGTGATGCCGGCGGTGATCGGGCGCGCGATCGACCAGGGTGTCGCCGACCGTGACCGGTCCGCGCTGCTGACGCTGGCCGGGGTGATGTTCGCGATCGGCCTCGTCCAGGCCGGCAGCGGCATCGTGCGGCACCGCTTCGCGGTCACCAACTGGCTCACCGCGGCCTACCGCACGATCCAGCTCACCGGCCGGCACACGGTGCACCTGGGCGGCACGCTGCCGCGGAAGGTGTCGACCGGCGAGGTCGTCGCCATCGGCAACAGCGACATCTCCCACCTCGGGCAGGTCATGGACGTCACCGCACGCTTCAGCGGGGCGGTGGTGTCGTTCGTCCTGGTCGCGGTGATCCTGCTGCAGACCTCGGTCACGCTCGGGCTCGTGGTCCTGCTCGGCGTCCCCGGCCTGATGCTCCTCGTCGGGCCGCTGCTCTCGCCGCTGCAGCGGCGCAGCGCAGAGCAGCGCGAGCTGATGGGCCGGCTCTCCAACACCGCGACCGACATCGTCAGCGGGCTGCGCGTGCTGCGCGGGATCGGCGGCGAGGAGGTCTTCCTGTCCCGCTACCGCCGCGAGTCGCAGGAGACCCGGCGCGCCGGCGTCGCGGTCGCGCGGATCCAGTCGGTGCTCGACGCCCTGCAGGTGCTGCTGCCCGGGCTCTTCGTGGTCGTCGTGGTCTGGCTCGGCGCGCGCTACGCCGTCACCGGCCGGATCACTCCCGGCGAGCTCGTCGCGTTCTACGGCTACTCCGCGTTCCTGATGATCCCGCTGCGCACGGCGACCGAGTACGCCAACAAGGTCATCCGGGCCCGGGTCTCCGCCGTGCGGGTCTGCCGGCTGCTGGCGCTCGAGCCCGACGTCCACGACCCCGCCTCGCCGCACGAGCTGCCGCCGGAGGGCAGCGTGCTGGCCGACTCCCGCAGCGGGCTGACGGTGCGCCCGGGCAGCCTGACCGCGATCGTCGGCGAGCCCGCCGAGGAGTCGGCCGCGCTGGCCGACCGCCTGGGCATGTGCGCCGCCGAGGTCGACGACGACGTCACCCTCGGCGGCCTCCCGCTGACGGCGTTCCGTCGCGAGGACGTGCGCCGCCGCGTCGTCGTCTCCGACCCCGGGGCGGCGCTGTTCTCCGGTCGGCTGGGCGACCGGCTCGACGTGACCGGCGGGCGGCAGGCCGACGGGCGCGTCGACCGGGCCCTGGCGACGGCGTCGGCCGACGACATCCTCGAGGCCCTGCCCGAGGGGCTCGAGACCGTGGTGACCGAGCGCGGCCGCAGCTTCTCCGGCGGCCAGCGGCAGCGGCTCGTGCTGGCCCGCGCGCTGACCGTCGACCCGGACGTCCTGGTGCTGGTGGAGCCGACGTCCGCCGTCGACGCCCACACCGAGGCCCGGATCGCCGCCCGGCTGCGCACGCACCGGGCCGGGCGCACCACCGTCGTCACGACGAGCAGTCCGCTGATGCTCGACGCCGCCGACGAGGTCGCGTTCCTGCGCGACGGCCGGGTCGTCGCGACCGGCACCCACGCCGACCTGATGCACACCGAGGCGGCCTACCGCGCCGTCGTGACCCGCGAGGAGGTGGCGCCGGCATGA
- a CDS encoding PspC domain-containing protein produces the protein MNTTPPPGPAPADAGQDPGGPGPRDPGPANRDQLRDLANLRRTRHDRKIAGVAGGLARHFDIDPIIPRVVLAVLIFFGGGIILYAALWLVVPQEETEDVVVRLDDRSRTVAVVIAFGLAGLAVLGDSLGGWGFPWPLAVAGALLLAFMLVRGNGPRVHPLLRPGGTPPPYPTYDPAYDPTYDPTTGPVAAPGAPSLAKTPASGPTPPPPGSWVPPTSTHVLPPARPRRRGPVLFWYALALIAAGLGVLGMADLAGAAVADSAYPALALGVSAAMLLLGAFWGRAGGIILLGLVSAVATAGALVADEVDAGRVDQTPTTAAAVSDRYDLTVGEIRLDLSEVSDPENLDGRTIEVEVDFAGRIEVVVPDGVDVVVDSRLDEGDHRVLGDDLDDSAHTTTSLAGGVLDAPELRLDVEMTFGEIDIHREGVRR, from the coding sequence ATGAACACCACACCCCCGCCGGGCCCCGCTCCGGCCGACGCCGGCCAGGACCCGGGCGGTCCCGGCCCCCGCGACCCGGGCCCCGCGAACCGCGACCAGCTCCGCGACCTCGCGAACCTGCGCCGCACCCGGCACGACCGCAAGATCGCCGGCGTCGCCGGAGGCCTGGCGCGGCACTTCGACATCGACCCGATCATCCCGCGGGTGGTCCTGGCCGTGCTGATCTTCTTCGGCGGCGGCATCATCCTCTACGCCGCGCTGTGGCTGGTCGTGCCGCAGGAGGAGACCGAGGACGTCGTGGTCCGCCTCGACGACCGCAGCCGGACGGTGGCGGTCGTGATCGCCTTCGGGCTGGCCGGCCTGGCGGTCCTCGGCGACAGCCTCGGCGGCTGGGGCTTCCCGTGGCCGCTCGCCGTCGCCGGCGCCCTGCTGCTCGCCTTCATGCTGGTGCGCGGCAACGGCCCGCGCGTGCACCCGCTGCTCCGACCCGGTGGCACTCCCCCGCCGTACCCGACGTACGACCCGGCGTACGACCCGACGTACGACCCGACGACCGGGCCGGTGGCCGCACCGGGCGCACCCTCGCTGGCGAAGACGCCGGCGAGCGGGCCGACCCCGCCCCCGCCGGGGTCGTGGGTCCCCCCGACCTCGACCCACGTGCTGCCCCCGGCCCGCCCGCGCCGCCGCGGCCCGGTGCTGTTCTGGTACGCCCTCGCGCTCATCGCCGCCGGGCTGGGCGTCCTCGGGATGGCCGACCTGGCCGGTGCCGCGGTGGCCGACTCCGCCTACCCGGCGCTCGCGCTCGGCGTCAGCGCCGCGATGCTGCTCCTCGGCGCCTTCTGGGGCCGCGCCGGCGGCATCATCCTGCTCGGGCTGGTCTCCGCGGTCGCCACGGCCGGCGCGCTGGTGGCCGACGAGGTCGACGCCGGCCGGGTCGACCAGACGCCCACGACGGCCGCGGCGGTCTCCGACCGCTACGACCTCACCGTCGGCGAGATCAGGCTCGACCTCAGCGAGGTCAGCGACCCCGAGAACCTCGACGGACGCACGATCGAGGTCGAGGTCGACTTCGCCGGCCGGATCGAGGTCGTCGTGCCCGACGGGGTCGACGTCGTCGTCGACTCCCGGCTCGACGAGGGCGACCACCGCGTCCTCGGCGACGACCTCGACGACAGCGCCCACACCACCACCAGCCTCGCCGGGGGCGTCCTGGACGCACCCGAGCTCCGGCTCGACGTCGAGATGACGTTCGGCGAGATCGACATCCACCGCGAGGGAGTCCGACGATGA
- the npdG gene encoding NADPH-dependent F420 reductase, translating into MSEPTSYRIAVIGGTGPQGKGLGYRFARHGHGVVLGSRSAEKAEPVAAEVTERLAGVEGAGEVTGATNADAVAAADVVLLAVPYDGHDELVATLPLAGKTVISCVNPLAFDKRGAHGRVVNGGEGSAAESAQELAPEATVVGAFHNVSAVLLWGEEEFLDEDVLVVGDVVEAKEVAMDLAAAVTGRRGIDAGKLRLARQLEPFTAVLISINRRYKTHAGVRISGL; encoded by the coding sequence GTGAGCGAGCCCACCTCCTACCGCATCGCCGTGATCGGGGGCACCGGCCCGCAGGGCAAGGGCCTCGGCTACCGCTTCGCCCGGCACGGCCACGGCGTCGTCCTCGGCTCGCGCTCGGCCGAGAAGGCCGAGCCCGTCGCGGCCGAGGTCACCGAGCGGCTGGCCGGGGTCGAGGGCGCCGGCGAGGTCACCGGCGCGACGAACGCCGACGCGGTCGCGGCCGCCGACGTCGTCCTGCTCGCCGTCCCCTACGACGGCCACGACGAGCTCGTCGCGACGCTGCCGCTGGCGGGCAAGACCGTGATCTCCTGCGTCAACCCCCTGGCCTTCGACAAGCGCGGCGCGCACGGCCGGGTCGTCAACGGCGGCGAGGGCTCCGCGGCCGAGTCGGCCCAGGAGCTGGCCCCCGAGGCCACCGTCGTCGGTGCCTTCCACAACGTCTCGGCGGTGCTGCTCTGGGGCGAGGAGGAGTTCCTCGACGAGGACGTCCTCGTCGTCGGCGACGTCGTGGAGGCCAAGGAGGTCGCCATGGACCTCGCCGCCGCCGTCACCGGACGCCGCGGCATCGACGCCGGCAAGCTGCGGCTGGCCCGCCAGCTCGAGCCGTTCACCGCGGTGCTGATCTCGATCAACCGCAGGTACAAGACCCACGCCGGCGTGCGGATCTCCGGGCTCTGA
- a CDS encoding MerR family transcriptional regulator yields MATPPADLADELLTIDELAAAVGTTVRTTRYYASLGLVPAPLRRGRVAYYGPVHRARLELARALQDHGFTLQAVERVLAAIPAEAGVEDLALQRAMLTSWTPEPAAVLSREELEARAGRALDDADVRRLVTVGAVEPDPASGGYRAQPHLAVGVQVLDVDVPDESLGLADAAIRRHMDALADELTTILHTQVLEPYRRTATSPEDAVRLERTVAQLRRLTLEAVVSGFQRAANAVIQRSLDRP; encoded by the coding sequence ATGGCGACACCCCCTGCCGACCTCGCGGACGAGCTGCTCACCATCGACGAGCTCGCCGCCGCGGTCGGGACGACGGTGCGCACGACGCGCTACTACGCCAGCCTCGGGCTGGTGCCGGCGCCGCTGCGCCGGGGACGGGTCGCCTACTACGGCCCCGTGCACCGGGCGCGGCTCGAGCTGGCCCGGGCCCTGCAGGACCACGGGTTCACGCTCCAGGCCGTCGAGCGGGTGCTCGCCGCGATCCCGGCCGAGGCCGGCGTCGAGGACCTCGCCCTCCAGCGGGCGATGCTCACGTCGTGGACGCCCGAGCCCGCCGCCGTCCTCAGCCGCGAGGAGCTCGAGGCGCGGGCCGGCCGGGCGCTGGACGACGCCGACGTCCGGCGGCTCGTGACGGTCGGGGCGGTCGAGCCCGATCCCGCCAGCGGCGGCTACCGGGCCCAGCCGCACCTCGCGGTCGGCGTCCAGGTGCTCGACGTCGACGTCCCCGACGAGAGCCTCGGCCTCGCCGACGCCGCCATCCGGCGGCACATGGACGCCCTCGCCGACGAGCTGACGACGATCCTGCACACCCAGGTGCTCGAGCCCTACCGGCGCACCGCGACGTCCCCGGAGGACGCCGTCCGGCTCGAGCGCACCGTGGCGCAGCTGCGCCGGCTCACCCTCGAGGCCGTCGTCTCCGGCTTCCAGCGGGCCGCGAACGCCGTCATCCAGCGCTCCCTCGACCGCCCCTGA
- a CDS encoding ABC transporter ATP-binding protein, translating into MSDTTLPVADGGSLRRYAVDLARRHPRLLWTALVLHVLAAVAGLAAPRLLGGLVEAVETGSTTSHVDRVVLALFGFLVLQTVLTRYARYVSQVLGEQVLAELREDFVQNSLALPVGVVESAGSGDLLTRTSRDVEQLGWSVRWALPEWTIACVTAVLTFAAALSVGWWVALPCLFGVPPLVVGLRWYLARAKDGYLRESATYSQISATLTETVEGSRTVEALGLGRERVTAIDADIDDSYAAERYTLHLRTVFFPSMDISYIIPTVLTLLYGGYLYSQGSVSLGDVTTAVLYVQMLIDPVDRVVAILDELQMGAASLARLLGVAQVPDDREVSGREPAGEQLAAHDVRFSYVEGRDVLHGVDLDVGVGERIAMVGPSGAGKSTLGRLLAGIHPPRTGEVTVGGVGLVELPLGDLRGHVALVTQEHHVFVGSLRENLALAAPEGATEDDVRAALAAVDALDWADALPEGLSTEVGSGGHTLHAAQAQQVALARLVLADPHTLVLDEATSLIDPRAARHLERSLAAVLEGRTVIAIAHRLFSAHDADRVAVVEDGVIAELGSHDDLVAADGSYAALWRSWNGS; encoded by the coding sequence ATGAGCGACACCACGCTGCCCGTCGCCGACGGCGGCTCCCTGCGCCGCTACGCCGTCGACCTGGCCCGCCGCCACCCGCGGCTGCTCTGGACCGCGCTGGTGCTGCACGTGCTGGCCGCCGTCGCCGGCCTCGCCGCGCCCCGGCTGCTCGGCGGGCTGGTCGAGGCGGTCGAGACCGGGTCGACGACGTCCCACGTCGACCGCGTCGTGCTGGCGCTGTTCGGCTTCCTGGTGCTGCAGACGGTGCTCACCCGCTACGCCCGCTACGTCAGCCAGGTCCTCGGCGAGCAGGTGCTGGCCGAGCTGCGCGAGGACTTCGTGCAGAACTCGCTGGCCCTGCCGGTCGGCGTCGTCGAGTCCGCCGGGTCCGGCGACCTGCTCACCCGCACCAGCCGCGACGTCGAGCAGCTCGGCTGGTCGGTGCGGTGGGCGCTGCCCGAGTGGACGATCGCGTGCGTCACCGCCGTGCTCACCTTCGCCGCCGCACTCTCGGTCGGCTGGTGGGTCGCGCTCCCGTGCCTGTTCGGGGTGCCGCCGCTGGTCGTCGGCCTGCGCTGGTACCTGGCCCGCGCCAAGGACGGCTACCTGCGGGAGTCGGCGACGTACTCGCAGATCAGCGCGACCCTCACCGAGACCGTCGAGGGCTCCCGCACCGTCGAGGCGCTCGGCCTCGGCCGCGAGCGGGTCACCGCCATCGACGCCGACATCGACGACTCCTACGCCGCGGAGCGCTACACCCTGCACCTGCGCACGGTGTTCTTCCCGAGCATGGACATCAGCTACATCATCCCGACCGTGCTGACCCTGCTCTACGGCGGTTACCTCTACAGCCAGGGCAGCGTCTCGCTCGGCGACGTGACGACCGCGGTCCTGTACGTGCAGATGCTCATCGACCCCGTCGACCGGGTCGTGGCCATCCTCGACGAGCTGCAGATGGGGGCCGCGTCGCTGGCCCGGCTGCTCGGCGTCGCGCAGGTGCCCGACGACCGCGAGGTCAGCGGGCGCGAGCCGGCCGGCGAGCAGCTCGCCGCGCACGACGTGCGGTTCTCCTACGTCGAGGGCCGCGACGTGCTGCACGGCGTCGACCTCGACGTCGGCGTGGGCGAGCGGATCGCGATGGTGGGCCCGTCCGGGGCCGGCAAGTCGACCCTGGGCCGGCTGCTCGCCGGCATCCACCCGCCGCGCACCGGCGAGGTCACCGTCGGCGGCGTCGGGCTGGTCGAGCTGCCGCTCGGCGACCTGCGCGGCCACGTCGCCCTGGTCACCCAGGAGCACCACGTCTTCGTCGGCAGCCTGCGCGAGAACCTCGCCCTCGCCGCCCCGGAGGGCGCGACCGAGGACGACGTCCGGGCCGCGCTCGCCGCCGTCGACGCCCTCGACTGGGCCGACGCCCTCCCCGAGGGCCTCTCGACCGAGGTCGGGTCCGGCGGGCACACGCTGCACGCGGCGCAGGCCCAGCAGGTCGCGCTGGCCCGCCTGGTGCTGGCCGACCCGCACACCCTGGTCCTCGACGAGGCGACCTCGCTCATCGACCCGCGCGCCGCACGACACCTGGAGCGGTCGCTGGCCGCCGTCCTGGAGGGACGCACGGTCATCGCGATCGCGCACCGCCTGTTCTCCGCCCACGACGCCGACCGGGTCGCCGTCGTGGAGGACGGCGTCATCGCCGAGCTGGGCTCGCACGACGACCTGGTCGCCGCCGACGGCTCCTACGCCGCGCTGTGGCGCAGCTGGAACGGGTCCTGA